In a genomic window of Lycium ferocissimum isolate CSIRO_LF1 chromosome 9, AGI_CSIRO_Lferr_CH_V1, whole genome shotgun sequence:
- the LOC132030869 gene encoding 17.6 kDa class I heat shock protein 3-like gives MSLIPSFFGGRRSNIFDPLSLDIFDPFEGFSLSNTLANTPSSFRETSAFANARIDWKETPQAHVFKVDVPGIKKEEVKVEVEEGGVLQISGERSKEQEEKNDQWHRMERSSGKFLRRFRLPENVKMEGIKAAMENGVLTVTVPKVEEKKPEVKAIDISG, from the coding sequence ATGTCTCTGATTCCAAGCTTCTTTGGTGGTCGTAGGAGCAACATCTTCGACCCATTGTCACTCGACATATTTGATCCATTCGAAGGTTTCTCACTTTCAAACACACTCGCAAACACCCCATCATCTTTTCGTGAAACCTCAGCTTTTGCAAATGCAAGAATTGATTGGAAAGAAACCCCACAAGCCCATGTCTTCAAAGTAGATGTTCCAGGGATCAAGAAAgaggaagtgaaagttgaagttgaagaaggAGGAGTTTTACAGATTAGTGGTGAGAGAAGTAAAGAGCAAGAAGAGAAGAATGATCAATGGCATCGTATGGAAAGGAGTAGTGGTAAGTTCTTAAGGAGATTTAGGTTGCCTGAGAatgttaaaatggagggaaTTAAAGCTGCTATGGAGAATGGAGTGCTTACTGTTACTGTTCCTAAAGTAGAAGAGAAGAAACCTGAAGTGAAAGCTATTGATATCTCTGGTTAA
- the LOC132030870 gene encoding 17.6 kDa class I heat shock protein 3-like encodes MSLIPSFFGGRRSNVFDPFSLDIFDPFEGFPLSNTLANTPSSFRETSAFANARIDWKETPQAHVFKVDVPGIKKEEVKVEVEEGGVLQISGERSKEQEEKNDQWHRMERSSGKFLRRFRLPENVKMEGIKAAMENGVLTVTVPKVEEKKPEVKAIDITG; translated from the coding sequence ATGTCTTTGATTCCAAGCTTTTTTGGTGGTCGTAGGAGCAACGTCTTCGACCCATTTTCACTCGACATATTTGATCCATTCGAAGGTTTCCCACTTTCAAACACACTCGCAAACACCCCATCATCTTTTCGTGAAACCTCAGCTTTTGCAAATGCAAGAATCGATTGGAAAGAAACCCCACAAGCCCATGTCTTCAAAGTAGATGTTCCAGGGATCAAGAAAgaggaagtgaaagttgaagttgaagaaggAGGAGTTTTACAGATTAGTGGTGAGAGAAGTAAAGAGCAAGAAGAGAAGAATGATCAATGGCATCGTATGGAAAGGAGTAGTGGTAAGTTCTTAAGGAGATTTAGGTTGCCTGAGAatgttaaaatggagggaaTTAAAGCTGCGATGGAGAATGGAGTGCTTACTGTTACTGTTCCGAAAGTAGAAGAGAAGAAACCTGAGGTCAAAGCTATTGATATCACTGGTTAA
- the LOC132030872 gene encoding 20 kDa chaperonin, chloroplastic-like → MATTQLTASSISAKGFASFEGLRSTSNVKVASFASLKQNNRSFRGLVVKAATVVSPKYTSLKPLGDRVLVKIKTAEEKTTSGIILPTSAQSKPQGGEVVAVGEGRTIGKTTVEVSIKNGTQVLYSRYAGTELEFDGSKHLILKEDDIVGILETDDIKDLQPLNDRVLIKVAEAEEKTSGGLFLSEAAKEKPSIGTVVAVGPGPLDEEGKRKAPSISTGNTVLYSKYAGNDFKGADGSEYITLRASDVIAVLP, encoded by the exons ATGGCGACAACTCAGCTGACCGCATCATCCATTTCTGCTAAAGGTTTTGCATCCTTCGAAGGGCTTAGGTCCACAAGTAATGTAAAGGTTGCATCTTTCGCTTCTTTAAAGCAGAATAACAGGTCGTTCCGTGGACTTGTCGTTAAGGCTGCAACTGTTGTATCCCCCAAG TACACTTCACTTAAACCATTGGGTGATAGAGTTCTCGTGAAGATTAAGACCGCAGAGGAGAAGACTACAAGTGGTATCATACTTCCAACATCAGCACAGTCAAAGCCACAAGGAGGTGAGGTTGTTGCTGTCGGGGAGGGTCGTACAATTGGCAAAACGACAGTGGAAGTTAGTATAAAG AATGGTACTCAAGTGCTGTACTCAAGATATGCGGGAACTGAATTGGAATTCGATGGATCAAAGCACCTGATTCTGAAAGAGGACGACATTGTTGGTATTCTTGAGACAGATGATATCAAGGATCTGCAGCCCTTGAATGACAGAGTTCTAATCAAG GTGGCTGAGGCTGAGGAAAAAACTTCTGGAGGATTGTTTTTGAGTGAGGCCGCAAAGGAGAAACCTTCAATTGGCACG GTGGTAGCCGTTGGACCCGGTCCTCTTGATGAGGAAGGGAAGAGGAAAGCACCTTCAATATCCACTGGAAATACAGTTCTGTATTCCAAATATGCTGGCAATGACTTCAAAGGAGCTGATGGCTCTGAATACATCACTCTAAGGGCATCTGATGTAATTGCTGTGCTTCCATAG
- the LOC132030873 gene encoding 20 kDa chaperonin, chloroplastic-like, producing the protein MATIQLTTSSIFAKGFVSFEGLRSTSNVNIASFAPLKQNGRLFSGLVVKAATSVSPKYTSIKPLSDRVLVKIKIAEEKSVGGILLPTSAQSNPQGGEVVAVGEGRLIGKNKVEISVKTGTQVVYSKYVGTEVLFDGSKHLILKEDDIVGILDTDDIKDLQPLNDRVLIKVAEAEEKTAGGLFLSEATKEKPSIGTVIAVGPGPLDEEGNRKSVSVSPGNTVLYSKYAGNDFRGADGSDYITLRASDVMAVLS; encoded by the exons ATGGCAACAATCCAACTGACTACATCATCCATTTTTGCTAAGGGATTTGTATCCTTTGAAGGGCTTAGGTCTACAAGTAATGTAAATATTGCATCCTTTGCTCCTTTGAAACAAAATGGAAGGTTGTTTAGTGGACTTGTTGTTAAGGCTGCAACTTCTGTATCCCCTAAG TACACTTCCATTAAACCTTTGAGTGATAGAGTTCTGGTGAAGATTAAGATTGCAGAGGAAAAAAGTGTAGGTGGTATCCTACTTCCGACATCAGCACAGTCAAATCCACAAGGCGGTGAGGTTGTTGCTGTTGGAGAAGGTCGCTTAATTGGGAAGAATAAAGTGGAAATTAGTGTGAAG ACCGGTACCCAAGTGGTGTACTCAAAATATGTAGGAACTGAAGTGTTGTTTGATGGGTCAAAGCACCTGATCTTGAAAGAGGATGACATTGTTGGTATTCTTGACACAGATGATATCAAGGATTTGCAGCCCTTAAATGACAGAGTTCTAATCAAG GTGGCCGAGGCTGAGGAAAAAACTGCTGGAGGATTGTTTTTGAGTGAGGCCACAAAGGAGAAACCTTCGATTGGCACG GTAATAGCCGTTGGACCCGGTCCTCTTGATGAAGAAGGAAACAGGAAATCAGTTTCAGTATCTCCTGGAAATACAGTTTTGTATTCCAAATATGCTGGCAATGACTTCAGAGGGGCTGATGGATCTGATTACATCACTCTAAGGGCATCTGATGTAATGGCTGTGCTTTCATAG